Genomic segment of Pseudoliparis swirei isolate HS2019 ecotype Mariana Trench unplaced genomic scaffold, NWPU_hadal_v1 hadal_30, whole genome shotgun sequence:
AACCACGATGCGAGCCAGGCCAAGTTCTGACCGCGACAACCGGGCCACGCTACAGAAACGGGGCCGCCTAGGAGGCGAGCCGCCTGGGACGCACACCCAGGAACCAGTGAAGGAACCAGTGAAGGAACCAGTGAAGGAACCAGTGAAGGAACCAGTGAGGGTCCGCTCCAGTGGGCCTGCAGTCCCAGAGCCCGCTCCAGGCCGGGGACCTGTGCTCCCCTCTGCACAGGTCCACCACCCGTCTGACGTGTTCTCTCCTTCCCTGTTGACGGAGCGGTTCTAGACGTGGCCACAATGTGTTTGTCAGTTGGTGGTTCTGTCTCTGCAGGTCGTCTCCGAGGCCAGCGGCGCTCAGAGCCAGGTCTGTTTGAAGGACCTCCGTCCTGAAGACAAGCGCCGCATCGCTCGCCTCGTTGAGGAGCTGGCCAGGTAGCAGCAGCATCTTGTCTGCCGATGACATTCACATGTTTTCATGGCGTGTTCATCTCAATACGTCTGCAGCTGCTCTTCATCCCTCTGAACGCGTGATGAAGAGCAGCTGCACCTCTCTCTCCAGAGTgagcgaggagaaggaggagtcgCTGCAGCGCCTGAAAGATGAACAGGGAAACTTTGAGTGCAAGATCCAGAAGTTGGAGCAACAGAAGCTGGTGATCGGGCGGGAGAGGGAGAGTATCCTTCAAGATGACAGCAAGGAGGATTTGTTGTATTTGCCATATTGTTTTTGAATGAAATGGCTTTTAATGGCCGCACTGGGTGAGCGGTACATGAACGCATTCCATTGTCCTCGCAACCGCCAGAGAACCACAGTGAGCTGCTGGTGCTCAGAGGGAAACGGATGTTCTTCAAGAACTCCAGGGTACAATCAGTAAAACTGGTAAATGTGACCAGAATGATTTTTTAATATAGAATGCTAAAAAACACCCAGGTGAGTTCAGGGGTCATCCCCTCTTCAACCTAATGGGCGAACAGTGGACACACGGACACCTGTTGCCAGTGGCACGCAGGTGTTCCATTCACTGCCTGCAGGGGGCAGTGTGGCCGAGGAGCAGCTCCGTTTGAATGACTTGTGTTCTGCTTGTAGCTTATCGGTCGTGAACACGATCTATTTCAAGGTCGAAGCCGAACCGCCgaaatcatcatcatccaaaGATGAATTGAGACGCGCTTCAACCAGCATGCGACGGCTGACCCTCCCAGAGCGTGAGGTGGGTCACATGGGGCGTGGCCGACCCTCCCAGAGCGTGAGGTGGGTCACATGGGGCGTGGCCGACCCTCCCAGAGCGTGAGGCGGGTCACATGGGGCGTGGCCGACCCTCCCAGAGCGTGAGGCGGGTCACATGGGGCGTGGCCGACCCTCCCAGAGCGTGAGGCGGGTCACATGGGCGTGGTCGACTCTCCCAGAGCGTGAGGCGGGTCACATGGGGTGTGGCCGACCCTGCTAGAGCATGAGGCGGGTCACATGGGGCGTGGCCGACCCTCCCAGAGCGTGAGGCGGGTCACATGGGCGTGGCTGACCTCCCAGAGCGTGAGGCGGGTCACATGGGCGTGGCCGACCTCCCAGAGCGTGAGGCGGGTCACATGGGCGTGGCTGACCTCCCAGAGCGTGAGGCGGGTCACATGGGCGTGGCCGACCCTCCCAGAGCGTGAGGCGGGTCACATGGGCGTGGCCGACCCTCCCAGAGCGTGAGGCGGGTCACATGGGCGTGGCCGACCCTCCCAGAGCGTGAGGCGGGTCACATGGGCGTGGCCGACCCTCCCAGAGCGTGAGGCGGGTCACATGGGCGTGGCCGACCTCCCAGAGCGTGAGGCGGGTCACATGGGCGTGGCCGACCCTCCCAGAGCGTGAGGCGGGTCACATGGGCGTGGCCGACCTCCCAGAGCGTGAGGCGGGTCACATGGGGCGTGGCCGACCCTCCCAGAGCGTGAGGCGGGTCACATGGGGCGTGGCCGACCCTCCCAGAGCGTGAGGCGGGTCACATGGGGCGTGGGACCTCCCAGAGCGTGAGGCGGTCACATGGGCGTGGCCGACCTCCCAGAGCGTGAGGCGGGTCACATGGGCGTGGCCGACCCTCCCAGAGCGTGAGGCGGGTCACATGGGGCGTGGCCGACCCTCCCAGAGCGTGAGGCGGGTCACATGGGGCGTGGCCGACCCTCCCAGAGCGTGAGGCGGGTCACATGGGGCGTGGCCGACCCTCCTAGAGCATGAGGCGGGTCACATGGGGCGTGGCCGACCCTCCCAGAGCGTGAGGCGGGTCACATGGGGCGTGGCCGACCCTCCCAGAGCGTGAGGCGGGTCACATGGGGCGTGGCCGACCCTCCCAGAGCGTGAGGCGGGTCACATGGGGCGTGGCCGACCCTCCCAGAGCGTGAGGCGGGTCACATGGGGCGTGGCCGACCCTCCCAGAGCGTGAGGCGGGGTCACATGGGGCGTGGCCGACCCTCCCAGAGCGTGAGGCGGGTCACATGGGGCGTGGCCGACCCTCCTAGAGCGTGAGGCGGGGTCACATGGGGCGTGGCCGACCCTCCTAGAGCGTGAGGCGGGTCACATGGGTCGTGGCCGACCCTCCTAGAGCGTGAGGCGGGTCACATGGGGCGTGGCCGACCCTCCCAGAGCGTGAGGCGGGTCACATGGGGCGTGGCCGACCCTCCTAGAGCGTGAGGCGGGGTCCTGGAGGTTAATGCTGGAGTTGGTAGCTGAGGTAGTTTTCTGTTTCTGGGCACCCGGTCGAAACTGATCTGAGGTTCTGTTCTGTGGTGTGTACCTgggtacctgtgtacctgtggcgtgtacctgtggtgtgtacctgtggtgtgtacctgtggtacctgtggtgtgtacctgtggtgtgtacctgtggttgTTCCTTCACGGTCCTCCAGGCCTGCAGCAGCAGTACCGGGAGTGCCAGGAGCTGCTCGGACTGTACCAACAGTACCTGTCTCAGCAGAAGGCCCAATTGAACCAGTCCATCTCCCAGCTCAGCCAGGGCCCCGCCCATAGCAGGCTacgggtacgtgtgtgtgtgtgtgttgaatatgACTCCCTCAAGGTGACACCTCCCTGGCTGCAGTGCGCTCGCCCTCTGCCACATGGACCTCCTCATGCGGGTCTCGTCGTGGTCCTGGCCTCGGCCGGTACCGCGAGGCGCGTTGCAGCTCCGGTCCTCCAGGGGGAGCTGCAACGCGCCAGagctcaggaacatgaggacagtGCTCTGGCTCAGGGGCTCAGGGGCCCTCTCTCCATGTCGGCTGAGATGCTCCATCGATGGTCCTTGTGCTCTGCAGGTGGTCTGCAGTGAGGAAGCCCCCAGCGGGGGGCCCGGCTCCCCACTCGGCCTCGCTGCTAAACGGCCCCCAGGAGCGTCACGAGCCCAGAGCCTCCACGGCCCTCTGACCTGTGGTGGGTTCAGGCCCCCTGACCTCACACAGCAGGGGCcccagaggaggcggagcagggAGAAAGGCCACCATGACACCGTGGAGAGTGGCAGGTGAGTCGTGCTCCGTGAGGATCGACTGCCGCATTCAGAGGGTGAGGATGTCAAGTTAAGagtttgtatttaaatgtgGCTCCGCCCACCGGCTCcacagggggcgtggccacggcTCCGAGGCCAACGAGGCCCTGACCACGCCTCTGCTGGGTCACGAGGTCTGGGAGGAGAAGAGGCACCAGGTCCTGCTGCAGAAGAtgcagctggagctggagagggaggagcttaggACACGGCTGGcggagcaggaggcggagcttaggacACGGCTGGcggagcaggaggcggagcttagcagGCAGAGTCAGGAGCTACATCAGTCACGACTGGACCGCAGCAGGTACACGGGAGGGGGGACCGACCCTCTGGGGCCACaccctgtgacatcatcaccgtGACATCGTCATTGTTAGGTTTCAACAAGCCGCTCAGTCTGAGCTCAGTGGAGAGCCGGAGAGGACCCCCCACTCTGATGTACcctccaggtaacacacacacccacacacacacacccacacacacacacacacacacacacacagc
This window contains:
- the kiaa1328 gene encoding protein hinderin isoform X2, with product MAAAAQSGDPRICWLDGVSDDEQPLVFVPGLGGEGPTRGPLGSRPGSTGGTTMRARPSSDRDNRATLQKRGRLGGEPPGTHTQEPVKEPVKEPVKEPVKEPVRVRSSGPAVPEPAPGRGPVLPSAQLVVLSLQVVSEASGAQSQVCLKDLRPEDKRRIARLVEELARVSEEKEESLQRLKDEQGNFECKIQKLEQQKLVIGRERESLQQQYRECQELLGLYQQYLSQQKAQLNQSISQLSQGPAHSRLRVVCSEEAPSGGPGSPLGLAAKRPPGASRAQSLHGPLTCGGFRPPDLTQQGPQRRRSREKGHHDTVESGRGRGHGSEANEALTTPLLGHEVWEEKRHQVLLQKMQLELEREELRTRLAEQEAELRTRLAEQEAELSRQSQELHQSRLDRSRFQQAAQSELSGEPERTPHSDVPSSVCAELPPVAAPLEKASDTKDASTSPAPQGPAVPETPEARLDLSLVELLEVFSPVSSAPARRRLGAPGPASRTLLTRSGSQSARQDLEESQILEDIFFIC
- the kiaa1328 gene encoding protein hinderin isoform X3 gives rise to the protein MAAAAQSGDPRICWLDGVSDDEQPLVFVPGLGGEGPTRGPLGSRPGSTGGTTMRARPSSDRDNRATLQKRGRLGGEPPGTHTQEPVKEPVKEPVKEPVKEPVRVRSSGPAVPEPAPGRGPVLPSAQVVSEASGAQSQVCLKDLRPEDKRRIARLVEELARVSEEKEESLQRLKDEQGNFECKIQKLEQQKLVIGRERESLQQQYRECQELLGLYQQYLSQQKAQLNQSISQLSQGPAHSRLRVVCSEEAPSGGPGSPLGLAAKRPPGASRAQSLHGPLTCGGFRPPDLTQQGPQRRRSREKGHHDTVESGRGRGHGSEANEALTTPLLGHEVWEEKRHQVLLQKMQLELEREELRTRLAEQEAELRTRLAEQEAELSRQSQELHQSRLDRSRFQQAAQSELSGEPERTPHSDVPSSVCAELPPVAAPLEKAASDTKDASTSPAPQGPAVPETPEARLDLSLVELLEVFSPVSSAPARRRLGAPGPASRTLLTRSGSQSARQDLEESQILEDIFFIC
- the kiaa1328 gene encoding protein hinderin isoform X4, which encodes MRARPSSDRDNRATLQKRGRLGGEPPGTHTQEPVKEPVKEPVKEPVKEPVRVRSSGPAVPEPAPGRGPVLPSAQLVVLSLQVVSEASGAQSQVCLKDLRPEDKRRIARLVEELARVSEEKEESLQRLKDEQGNFECKIQKLEQQKLVIGRERESLQQQYRECQELLGLYQQYLSQQKAQLNQSISQLSQGPAHSRLRVVCSEEAPSGGPGSPLGLAAKRPPGASRAQSLHGPLTCGGFRPPDLTQQGPQRRRSREKGHHDTVESGRGRGHGSEANEALTTPLLGHEVWEEKRHQVLLQKMQLELEREELRTRLAEQEAELRTRLAEQEAELSRQSQELHQSRLDRSRFQQAAQSELSGEPERTPHSDVPSSVCAELPPVAAPLEKAASDTKDASTSPAPQGPAVPETPEARLDLSLVELLEVFSPVSSAPARRRLGAPGPASRTLLTRSGSQSARQDLEESQILEDIFFIC
- the kiaa1328 gene encoding protein hinderin isoform X1, translating into MAAAAQSGDPRICWLDGVSDDEQPLVFVPGLGGEGPTRGPLGSRPGSTGGTTMRARPSSDRDNRATLQKRGRLGGEPPGTHTQEPVKEPVKEPVKEPVKEPVRVRSSGPAVPEPAPGRGPVLPSAQLVVLSLQVVSEASGAQSQVCLKDLRPEDKRRIARLVEELARVSEEKEESLQRLKDEQGNFECKIQKLEQQKLVIGRERESLQQQYRECQELLGLYQQYLSQQKAQLNQSISQLSQGPAHSRLRVVCSEEAPSGGPGSPLGLAAKRPPGASRAQSLHGPLTCGGFRPPDLTQQGPQRRRSREKGHHDTVESGRGRGHGSEANEALTTPLLGHEVWEEKRHQVLLQKMQLELEREELRTRLAEQEAELRTRLAEQEAELSRQSQELHQSRLDRSRFQQAAQSELSGEPERTPHSDVPSSVCAELPPVAAPLEKAASDTKDASTSPAPQGPAVPETPEARLDLSLVELLEVFSPVSSAPARRRLGAPGPASRTLLTRSGSQSARQDLEESQILEDIFFIC